Proteins encoded together in one Bacteroidota bacterium window:
- a CDS encoding DegT/DnrJ/EryC1/StrS family aminotransferase, producing MQKTSFVCNSLTWRHFVMFCLHMLSFPGSEKSREKFRNRIAEVFGIQGKQVFLFGAARMGLYSILKAMRYNPGDEVIVAGYTCVVVTNAIKYAGLKAVYADIEVSHLNISTQEILDRVTDRTRAVIITHNFGITYEDTGIIRKEFPHLLIIEDAAHTMSSVTREGERVGLLGDAAFFSLEYSKPMTTGMGGYIIVQNDEVRDKLEEFYNHDVFDYSPLDVFRIFITLKIHFLTSYRLTLRYKWGLFRIAGWMGLIFSTPEEELQGERPGKYPVRLAGCLSYLGYLQLKDLEQTTRIKREICTSYEASFGQIAGIQTFYKPEYDFVRYPIVLPEDISADARQTLREKLRKAGYVMGEWFNDVVHPAGSYRYCYSEGVCPTGEAISKRILNLPVNIHAKLNNRDLTRIRQIFREISD from the coding sequence ATGCAGAAGACATCCTTCGTGTGCAACTCATTAACATGGAGACATTTCGTGATGTTTTGCCTGCATATGCTTTCATTCCCCGGATCTGAGAAAAGCCGGGAAAAATTCCGGAACAGAATTGCAGAAGTATTTGGTATACAAGGGAAACAGGTTTTTCTTTTTGGTGCTGCCCGTATGGGATTGTATTCAATTCTTAAAGCCATGCGATATAATCCCGGAGATGAGGTTATTGTTGCAGGATATACTTGTGTTGTTGTAACCAATGCTATAAAATATGCCGGATTGAAAGCTGTTTATGCCGATATAGAAGTAAGCCACCTCAATATCAGTACGCAGGAAATCCTTGATAGGGTTACGGACAGGACAAGAGCCGTCATTATCACACATAACTTTGGCATTACTTATGAAGATACCGGCATAATACGGAAGGAGTTCCCTCACCTTCTTATCATAGAGGATGCAGCGCATACTATGTCATCAGTTACCCGTGAGGGTGAAAGGGTAGGGCTACTGGGGGATGCGGCTTTTTTCAGCCTGGAATATTCCAAACCCATGACCACCGGCATGGGAGGTTATATCATTGTGCAAAATGATGAGGTCCGGGATAAACTCGAAGAATTTTACAACCATGATGTATTTGATTATTCGCCTTTGGATGTGTTCAGGATTTTCATTACACTCAAGATACACTTTCTGACCTCTTACAGATTAACTCTTCGTTATAAGTGGGGTTTATTCAGGATTGCCGGATGGATGGGGCTGATATTCAGTACTCCCGAAGAAGAATTGCAGGGTGAAAGACCGGGAAAATATCCGGTTCGACTGGCCGGTTGCCTGTCGTACCTGGGTTATTTACAACTAAAAGATTTGGAACAGACCACCCGGATTAAAAGGGAGATATGCACGTCTTATGAAGCTTCGTTCGGCCAAATAGCGGGTATACAGACTTTTTACAAACCGGAATACGATTTTGTGCGTTATCCGATAGTTTTACCGGAAGACATATCGGCGGATGCCAGGCAAACTCTGCGGGAAAAACTCCGGAAAGCAGGTTATGTAATGGGAGAGTGGTTTAATGATGTTGTGCACCCTGCGGGGAGTTACCGTTACTGCTATTCTGAGGGTGTGTGTCCGACAGGGGAAGCTATTTCGAAAAGAATATTAAATTTGCCTGTGAATATTCATGCAAAGCTTAATAACCGGGATTTAACTAGGATCAGACAAATTTTCCGGGAAATTTCGGATTAA
- a CDS encoding O-antigen ligase family protein: protein MQQSVHELSGDQYLKMDTYLLGTVLFSIFLLPSANPIPGWFAFRLEDLLLPLIALYLFIRRGFRFHAYAFYILAFAAYIFLTIAINGRLAEYRDYFEIFKLIKYLLYFWFFSLVAGSPGTIRILRWIFPLIFLFNLLHYFNLFDFNRIIEPFYASEVRLLFFGKNSLGEPATKRMLGTMDNPNNNAIVFLFFAAIFAPGNQIRKYDYLVFLLSFIGLLLTQSRTGMLAFVAIMIADIYIRRLNYKRVFFLLSMFIIGFVLINAIEYFDIQSKALPTIEEKNAFIDKKQNLKFDELLPATEYLTNVIESDVSERSVTGRLEAWQHLWGMIKLKPVFGHAPYKEYFYNNCVYSESEYILMTWRYGFIGLLLYLGFIVLPAILHFGKGSLLKYCPAVLFILVILITAFMNTPVCEPRILLLLAFAIAYFYFSRNQISIEHEEVADSGR, encoded by the coding sequence ATGCAACAATCTGTTCATGAGCTTTCCGGAGATCAGTATTTAAAAATGGATACTTACCTGTTGGGTACAGTATTGTTTTCTATTTTCCTGTTGCCATCTGCCAATCCTATTCCCGGATGGTTCGCCTTTCGACTTGAAGATCTGCTCCTGCCGCTTATCGCTTTATATTTATTTATCCGGAGAGGATTCCGTTTTCATGCATATGCCTTTTATATCCTGGCTTTTGCTGCTTATATCTTTCTTACTATTGCTATTAACGGTCGTTTGGCAGAATACCGTGATTATTTTGAGATTTTCAAGCTTATAAAATATCTTTTGTATTTCTGGTTTTTTAGTTTAGTGGCAGGTAGTCCGGGAACTATCCGAATATTACGCTGGATTTTTCCGCTTATATTTCTTTTCAACCTCTTGCATTATTTTAATTTGTTTGATTTCAACAGGATCATTGAGCCTTTTTATGCCAGCGAGGTCCGTTTGCTTTTCTTCGGGAAAAACAGCCTTGGGGAGCCGGCCACGAAAAGGATGCTTGGAACCATGGATAATCCAAACAATAATGCTATTGTATTTTTATTTTTTGCAGCCATTTTTGCCCCGGGCAACCAAATCCGGAAATATGATTATCTGGTCTTTTTATTGTCTTTCATAGGGTTGCTGCTCACACAAAGCCGGACCGGTATGCTGGCATTCGTTGCGATCATGATTGCGGACATTTACATCCGGCGCTTGAATTACAAACGGGTATTCTTTCTTTTATCCATGTTCATTATAGGTTTTGTATTGATAAACGCAATTGAATACTTCGATATTCAGAGCAAGGCATTGCCAACTATTGAAGAAAAGAATGCTTTTATTGACAAAAAGCAAAACCTCAAATTCGACGAGTTGCTCCCGGCAACGGAATACCTTACCAATGTGATAGAGAGCGACGTTTCGGAGCGTTCTGTAACAGGAAGGCTGGAAGCCTGGCAACATCTCTGGGGCATGATCAAACTAAAGCCGGTATTTGGACATGCACCTTATAAAGAGTATTTTTACAATAATTGTGTATATTCAGAAAGCGAGTACATTCTTATGACGTGGAGGTATGGTTTTATCGGTTTGCTTTTATACCTGGGATTTATCGTATTACCTGCCATTCTGCATTTCGGAAAAGGCAGTTTACTGAAATATTGTCCGGCAGTTTTATTTATTCTGGTGATTCTGATCACTGCATTTATGAACACTCCGGTTTGTGAGCCCAGAATACTGTTGTTACTTGCTTTTGCCATTGCATATTTTTATTTTTCCAGGAACCAAATATCAATAGAACATGAGGAAGTTGCTGATAGTGGGAGGTAG
- a CDS encoding glycosyltransferase family 4 protein — protein MRKLLIVGGSTVHTGNFCHLVSKGFDEILLITDGDHATLEDIPRKHAGFSLRNPLRIGKNIKRIRSLVESFRPDIIHVQQAGTEAWLVLRAVHGLKIPVIVTAWGSDVLVSPGRGIFYRRMLNYILGHADALTCDSYHVAAKMQEFAGNQSLDITLANFGINIERMGLPKEKLIYSNRLHKPLYNLDLILKAFKSSLDRGYFSGWKLVMAGEGEETGSLKSLAKELGIEELVDFPGWLNRETNSAFYEKASIFVSIPSSDATAISLLEAMASGCIPVLSNLPANHEWVIDGYNGIIATDLHSNFLEKSLMMDPQKTAAINKEIIEDKGTRDANRRKFIDLYERILSR, from the coding sequence ATGAGGAAGTTGCTGATAGTGGGAGGTAGCACTGTGCACACTGGTAATTTCTGCCACCTGGTATCGAAGGGTTTCGATGAGATCCTTCTTATAACCGATGGTGATCACGCAACATTGGAAGATATTCCTCGTAAGCATGCCGGCTTTTCTTTACGCAATCCGCTGAGAATAGGTAAAAACATAAAAAGAATACGATCGCTTGTTGAAAGTTTCCGGCCAGACATCATTCATGTGCAGCAAGCCGGCACAGAGGCCTGGTTAGTTTTAAGGGCAGTACATGGCTTAAAAATTCCCGTCATTGTTACAGCCTGGGGCAGCGATGTGCTTGTTAGTCCGGGAAGAGGAATATTTTATCGCAGGATGTTGAACTATATCCTGGGTCATGCGGATGCTTTAACCTGTGATTCTTATCATGTAGCCGCAAAAATGCAGGAATTTGCCGGGAATCAATCCCTCGATATTACCCTGGCAAACTTCGGGATCAACATTGAGCGGATGGGTTTGCCCAAAGAGAAGCTCATTTATTCGAATCGTTTGCATAAGCCACTTTACAATCTTGATCTGATCCTGAAAGCATTTAAATCATCTCTCGACCGGGGTTATTTTTCAGGATGGAAGCTGGTAATGGCCGGGGAAGGGGAGGAAACAGGTAGTTTGAAAAGTCTGGCAAAAGAACTTGGGATAGAGGAATTGGTGGATTTTCCAGGATGGCTCAACCGGGAGACGAACTCGGCCTTCTATGAAAAAGCGAGCATTTTTGTATCCATTCCCTCATCGGATGCAACGGCCATCAGCTTATTGGAGGCCATGGCATCGGGGTGTATTCCTGTGTTGTCGAATCTTCCGGCAAATCATGAATGGGTGATCGATGGATACAATGGCATAATTGCAACAGATTTGCATAGCAATTTCCTGGAAAAGTCGCTTATGATGGACCCACAAAAGACGGCTGCAATTAATAAGGAGATTATTGAAGATAAAGGAACCCGTGATGCCAACCGAAGGAAGTTTATTGATTTGTATGAAAGGATACTCTCCCGGTGA